The following are encoded together in the Salvia hispanica cultivar TCC Black 2014 chromosome 6, UniMelb_Shisp_WGS_1.0, whole genome shotgun sequence genome:
- the LOC125193162 gene encoding ubiquitin domain-containing protein 2-like, with the protein MREEFWDTSPHYGGRKEIWDALRAAAEADSTLAQAIVDSAGVIVQNPDLTICYDERGAKYELPKYVLSEPTNMVHEN; encoded by the exons ATGCGTGAGGAGTTCTGGGACACTTCTCCACATTATGGTGGCCGTAAAG AAATCTGGGATGCGCTCCGAGCAGCAGCAGAAGCCGACTCCACCCTTGCACAAGCAATCGTGGACAGTGCGGGGGTCATCGTTCAAAACCCCGACTTGACAATATGCTATGATGAGAGAg GTGCGAAGTATGAGCTGCCCAAGTATGTTTTGAGTGAGCCTACAAATATGGTCCATGAGAACTGA